A single region of the Pseudomonas solani genome encodes:
- a CDS encoding response regulator: MTTNQPTLLVIDDEAQIRKFLRISLAAQGYKVLEAANGAEGLAQAALARPDLVVLDLGLPDMDGKTVLAELREWSTVPVLVLSVRASEGEKVLALDGGANDYVTKPFSVQEFLARVRVLLRQAGGGEQQEAVVESGPLSVDFAYRRVTLDGAEVALTRKEYAVLAQLARHLGRVVTQQQLLKDIWGPTHVEDTHYLRVVVGHLRQKLGDDPTEPRFIVTEAGVGYRLREG, from the coding sequence ATGACGACCAACCAACCAACCCTCCTGGTCATCGACGACGAGGCGCAGATCCGCAAGTTCCTGCGCATCAGCCTCGCGGCCCAGGGCTACAAGGTGCTGGAAGCGGCCAACGGCGCCGAGGGCCTGGCCCAGGCGGCGCTGGCGCGGCCGGACCTGGTGGTGCTCGACCTGGGCCTGCCGGACATGGACGGCAAGACGGTGCTGGCCGAACTGCGCGAGTGGTCGACGGTGCCGGTGCTGGTGCTCTCGGTGCGCGCCAGCGAAGGCGAGAAGGTGCTGGCCCTGGACGGTGGCGCCAACGACTACGTGACCAAGCCCTTCAGCGTGCAGGAGTTCCTCGCCCGGGTGCGCGTGCTGCTGCGCCAGGCCGGTGGCGGCGAGCAGCAGGAAGCGGTGGTCGAAAGCGGCCCGCTGAGCGTCGACTTCGCCTACCGCCGGGTGACCCTGGACGGCGCCGAGGTGGCGCTGACCCGCAAGGAGTACGCGGTGCTCGCCCAACTGGCGCGGCACCTGGGGCGGGTGGTGACCCAGCAGCAACTGCTCAAGGACATCTGGGGCCCGACCCATGTCGAGGACACCCACTACCTGCGGGTGGTGGTCGGCCACCTGCGGCAGAAGCTCGGCGACGACCCGACCGAGCCGCGTTTCATCGTCACCGAGGCCGGGGTCGGCTATCGCCTGCGCGAGGGCTAG
- a CDS encoding sensor histidine kinase, producing MSDAGRADALLAELPREGRGRLKVFLGAAPGVGKTFAMLQAAQAQLRQGVDLRVGVVETHGRAETEAMLTGLPQQPLRRLEYRGVPLTEMDLDGILAAPPKLVLVDELAHSNAPGSRHAKRWQDVQELLAAGIDVYTTVNVQHLEALNDQVFDITGVQVRETLPDWVLQESDEILLVDLPPRELLERLREGKVYVPEQARAAIDAFFSQTNLTALRELAMQTAAARVDADLNRRYRQQGQEAPTVRGRLLVGVDGSEQAERLVRHACRVAERRHLPWSLVHVDTGGTQSEEARTRLQAAQQLAERLGGEVVTLRAEGVASTLIEHANERRASLLLVGRSRQRLRRRWLGRGVAERLLRQAEGLEISVLDTDADASAPSARSRHPVPLADYGMALGAALAATALGWGAYQVLALPNISLVFLAAVLLVAVRSSLGPALLCAGVSFLAYDFLFIPPTFSLTIARQEDVLTLLFFLLMAGLTGNLASRQRRQLQALRATQTETTALLDLSRKLTAATDRQAVLSVAAQQFTPWTDVEVCLLARSRDGVWKVEAGVQRLLADQERAAAEWSWQHDQVAGLGTGTLPSGRWWWLPLSGEEGPLALLGVSPRDGAPLPAERRRLLSALGQPLAQALARAQLAEDLEAARLHGETEQLRSALLASVSHDLRTPLTAMRGSIDSLLALGEAIPQEDRRELLEGTRDEAERLDRYIQNLLDMTRLGHGGLKLARDWVAPVDIVASALQRLRPVLAPLKVETELPTELPLLYVHAALIEQALVNVLENAARFSPTQGRLRVAVTADTEELRFAVSDQGPGIPAAEREKIFDMFYTAARGDRGGQGTGLGLAICQGMVGAHGGRVTVGEGLEGKGTTLTLHLPLHPQPVLEEEVGDGPL from the coding sequence ATGAGTGATGCCGGCCGTGCCGATGCGTTGTTGGCCGAACTGCCGCGCGAGGGGCGCGGCCGGCTGAAGGTCTTCCTCGGCGCCGCACCGGGCGTGGGCAAGACCTTCGCCATGTTGCAAGCCGCCCAGGCGCAGTTGCGCCAGGGCGTCGACCTGCGTGTCGGCGTGGTCGAGACACACGGCCGCGCCGAGACCGAGGCGATGCTCACCGGGCTGCCCCAGCAGCCGCTGCGGCGCCTGGAATATCGGGGCGTGCCGCTGACCGAGATGGACCTGGACGGCATCCTCGCCGCGCCGCCGAAGCTGGTGCTGGTGGACGAGCTGGCCCACAGCAACGCCCCCGGCAGCCGCCACGCCAAGCGCTGGCAGGACGTGCAGGAGCTGCTCGCGGCCGGCATCGACGTCTACACCACCGTCAACGTCCAGCACCTGGAAGCGCTCAACGACCAGGTGTTCGACATCACCGGCGTGCAGGTGCGCGAGACCCTGCCGGACTGGGTGCTGCAGGAGTCCGACGAGATCCTTCTCGTCGACCTGCCGCCCCGCGAGCTGCTGGAGCGCCTGCGCGAGGGCAAGGTCTACGTGCCCGAGCAGGCCCGCGCAGCCATCGACGCCTTCTTCTCCCAGACCAACCTCACCGCCCTGCGCGAGCTGGCCATGCAGACCGCTGCCGCGCGGGTCGATGCCGATCTCAACCGCCGCTACCGCCAGCAGGGCCAGGAGGCGCCGACGGTGCGTGGCCGCCTGCTGGTGGGCGTGGACGGCAGCGAGCAGGCCGAGCGCCTGGTGCGCCACGCCTGCCGCGTGGCCGAGCGCCGCCACCTGCCCTGGAGCCTGGTACACGTGGACACCGGCGGCACGCAGAGCGAGGAGGCCCGAACGCGCCTGCAGGCGGCCCAGCAACTGGCCGAGCGCCTGGGCGGCGAAGTGGTGACCCTGCGCGCCGAGGGCGTGGCCAGTACCCTGATCGAACACGCCAACGAGCGCCGCGCCAGCTTGCTGCTGGTGGGCCGCAGCCGCCAGCGCCTGCGCCGTCGCTGGCTCGGGCGTGGCGTGGCGGAGCGCCTGCTGCGCCAGGCCGAGGGGCTGGAGATCAGCGTGCTGGACACGGACGCCGACGCGAGCGCCCCCAGCGCCCGGTCGCGTCACCCGGTGCCACTGGCCGACTACGGCATGGCCCTGGGCGCCGCGCTGGCGGCCACTGCCCTGGGCTGGGGCGCCTACCAGGTGCTGGCGCTGCCGAACATCTCCCTGGTGTTCCTCGCCGCCGTATTGCTGGTGGCGGTGCGCAGCAGCCTGGGCCCGGCACTGCTCTGTGCCGGTGTATCGTTCCTGGCCTACGACTTCCTGTTCATCCCACCGACCTTCTCCCTGACCATCGCCCGCCAGGAAGACGTGCTGACCCTGCTGTTCTTCCTGCTGATGGCTGGGCTCACCGGCAACCTGGCCTCGCGCCAGCGCCGCCAGTTGCAGGCCCTGCGTGCCACCCAGACGGAAACCACTGCGCTGCTCGACCTCTCGCGCAAGCTCACCGCCGCCACCGACCGTCAGGCCGTGCTCAGCGTCGCCGCCCAGCAGTTCACCCCCTGGACCGACGTCGAGGTGTGCCTGCTGGCGCGCAGCCGTGACGGCGTGTGGAAGGTCGAGGCCGGCGTACAGCGCCTGCTGGCCGACCAGGAGCGTGCGGCGGCGGAGTGGTCCTGGCAGCACGATCAGGTGGCCGGGCTCGGCACCGGCACCCTGCCCAGCGGGCGCTGGTGGTGGCTGCCGTTGTCCGGCGAGGAGGGCCCGCTGGCATTGCTCGGGGTCAGCCCGCGTGACGGTGCACCGTTGCCCGCCGAACGCCGCCGATTGCTGTCCGCCCTTGGCCAGCCCCTGGCCCAGGCGCTGGCACGCGCACAGCTGGCCGAGGACCTGGAGGCCGCGCGCCTGCACGGCGAGACCGAACAGCTGCGCAGCGCGCTGCTGGCCTCCGTTTCCCACGACCTGCGCACGCCGCTGACCGCCATGCGCGGCTCCATCGACAGCCTGTTGGCCCTCGGCGAGGCGATCCCCCAGGAGGACCGCCGCGAGCTGCTGGAGGGCACAAGGGATGAGGCCGAGCGCCTCGACCGCTACATCCAGAACCTGCTGGACATGACCCGCCTCGGCCATGGCGGCCTCAAGCTGGCCCGCGACTGGGTGGCGCCGGTGGACATAGTCGCCAGTGCCCTGCAGCGCCTGCGCCCGGTGCTGGCGCCGCTGAAGGTGGAGACCGAACTACCCACCGAGTTGCCCCTGCTCTATGTCCACGCCGCACTGATCGAGCAGGCGCTGGTCAATGTGCTGGAGAACGCCGCGCGCTTCTCGCCGACCCAGGGCCGCCTGCGCGTGGCGGTGACGGCCGACACCGAGGAGCTGCGCTTTGCCGTCAGCGACCAGGGCCCCGGTATCCCGGCCGCGGAGCGGGAGAAGATCTTCGACATGTTCTACACCGCCGCCCGTGGCGACCGGGGCGGGCAGGGCACCGGCCTGGGCCTGGCCATCTGCCAGGGCATGGTCGGCGCCCACGGCGGCCGGGTGACGGTGGGCGAGGGGCTCGAAGGCAAGGGCACCACCCTGACCCTGCACCTGCCGCTGCACCCGCAGCCGGTGCTGGAGGAGGAGGTGGGTGATGGCCCGCTGTAG
- a CDS encoding MFS transporter has translation MDTTASLDALPTASWGELFSGRNGLMAVALTGGVALHAINVHIVTTVLPSVVREIGGLDWYAWNTTLFVVASIVGAALASRLLAGGGPRGACLAALALFALGSVGCAAAQSMPWMLGARAVQGLGGGLLAALSYALIRVVFAPPLWPRAVALVSGMWGVATLCGPAVGGLFAEAGHWRWAFWSLLPVALAQALLVLVQLRPRADAAEAGAVPGIPFVQIGLLAASVLAVAAGSLSPLLPLQALGVALGLALGAAALVWDRRASVRLLPSGGASLATALGAVYACVALLLAGTTTEIFVPYFLQVLHGQSPLVAGYLTAAMAGGWSLGSLLSSGRSGGDAARLLRGGPVLCVFGLLALAGLIPLAGELDYGLRTLLVGLALAAVGAGVGIGWPHLLTRVLELAPRGEENAASTAITTVQLYGMAVGAALAGLVANAAGLSVPGGVAGAQSAAIWLFAGFALAPLLAALLARRVIGGAH, from the coding sequence ATGGACACCACTGCCTCCCTCGATGCCCTGCCCACTGCCAGCTGGGGCGAACTGTTCAGCGGGCGCAACGGCCTGATGGCGGTGGCGCTCACCGGCGGCGTCGCCTTGCACGCCATCAACGTGCACATCGTCACCACGGTACTGCCGTCGGTGGTGCGCGAAATCGGCGGGCTCGACTGGTACGCCTGGAACACCACGTTGTTCGTGGTGGCCTCCATCGTCGGCGCGGCACTGGCCTCGCGCCTGCTCGCCGGTGGCGGCCCGCGCGGTGCCTGCCTGGCGGCGCTGGCGTTGTTCGCCCTGGGTTCGGTGGGCTGCGCGGCCGCGCAATCGATGCCCTGGATGCTCGGCGCCCGGGCGGTGCAGGGGCTGGGCGGCGGCCTGCTGGCGGCCTTGAGCTATGCCTTGATCCGCGTGGTGTTCGCGCCCCCGCTGTGGCCCCGCGCCGTGGCGCTGGTATCCGGCATGTGGGGCGTGGCGACGCTGTGCGGCCCGGCCGTGGGTGGCCTGTTCGCCGAAGCCGGGCACTGGCGCTGGGCCTTCTGGTCGTTGCTGCCGGTGGCGCTGGCCCAGGCGCTGTTGGTGCTGGTGCAGCTGCGCCCGCGTGCCGATGCCGCCGAGGCCGGTGCGGTGCCGGGAATTCCCTTCGTGCAGATCGGCCTGTTGGCCGCCTCGGTGCTGGCGGTGGCGGCGGGCAGCCTGTCGCCGCTGCTGCCGTTGCAGGCGCTGGGCGTGGCCCTGGGGCTGGCGCTCGGCGCGGCGGCCCTGGTCTGGGATCGCCGCGCCAGCGTTCGCCTGCTGCCGTCCGGCGGCGCTTCCCTGGCCACCGCGCTGGGCGCCGTGTACGCCTGCGTGGCGTTGCTGCTGGCGGGTACCACCACTGAAATCTTCGTGCCCTATTTCCTCCAGGTGCTGCATGGCCAGTCACCGCTGGTGGCGGGTTACCTGACGGCGGCCATGGCCGGCGGCTGGAGCCTGGGGTCGCTGCTGTCCTCGGGGCGCAGCGGTGGCGATGCGGCGCGCCTGTTGCGCGGTGGGCCGGTGCTTTGCGTGTTCGGCCTGCTGGCCCTGGCGGGGCTGATCCCGCTGGCCGGCGAACTGGACTACGGGCTGCGCACCCTGTTGGTGGGCCTGGCGCTGGCGGCGGTGGGCGCGGGCGTGGGCATCGGCTGGCCGCACCTGCTGACCCGGGTGCTGGAGCTGGCCCCGCGTGGCGAGGAGAACGCCGCCTCCACCGCCATCACCACCGTGCAGCTGTATGGCATGGCCGTCGGTGCGGCCCTTGCCGGCCTGGTGGCCAACGCCGCCGGGCTCAGCGTGCCGGGTGGCGTGGCCGGTGCACAGTCGGCGGCGATCTGGCTGTTCGCCGGGTTCGCCCTGGCACCGCTGCTGGCCGCCCTGTTGGCGCGTCGCGTGATCGGGGGCGCCCATTAG
- a CDS encoding flavin reductase family protein, which yields MQLDFTTLSPLDAYRWLASTVTPRPIAWVSSQAADGTQNLAPFSFFQVISDAPPTLMVNVNNRADGSLKDTLRNVQETGQLVIQLVSQAFAEAMNASSAQLPSEVSEFEACGIATEPSLRVAPPRVKGVPVAFECELVEVQPYPRENPNCHLIFARVLLAHIDEAVLNEQGRADPHKLDLVGRLGGSAYVRTQDTFNLVRPT from the coding sequence ATGCAGCTCGACTTCACCACCCTCAGCCCCCTCGACGCCTACCGCTGGCTGGCCTCCACCGTGACGCCGCGGCCCATCGCCTGGGTGTCCAGCCAGGCGGCGGACGGCACCCAGAACCTGGCGCCGTTCAGCTTCTTCCAGGTGATCAGCGATGCGCCGCCGACGCTGATGGTGAACGTCAACAACCGTGCCGATGGCAGCCTCAAGGACACCCTGCGCAACGTCCAGGAAACCGGGCAACTGGTGATCCAGCTGGTGTCCCAGGCCTTCGCCGAAGCGATGAACGCCAGCTCCGCACAGCTGCCGAGCGAGGTCAGCGAGTTCGAGGCCTGCGGCATCGCCACCGAGCCGTCGCTGCGGGTGGCACCGCCGCGGGTCAAGGGCGTGCCGGTGGCCTTCGAGTGCGAGCTGGTGGAGGTACAGCCCTACCCGCGGGAGAACCCCAACTGCCACCTGATCTTCGCCCGCGTGCTGCTGGCCCATATCGACGAGGCGGTGCTCAACGAGCAGGGCCGAGCCGACCCGCACAAGCTCGACCTGGTGGGGCGCCTGGGCGGCAGCGCCTACGTGCGCACCCAGGACACCTTCAACCTGGTGCGCCCGACCTGA
- a CDS encoding AAA family ATPase has product MRTRLDACLNAVNQVVLGKEPQVRLALTCLLARGHLLIEDLPGMGKTTLSHALARVLGLSFQRIQFTSDLLPGDILGTSVFDKDTGQFVFHPGPVFAELVLADEINRATPKSQSALLEAMEEGQVTIEGATRPLPEPFFVIATQNPVSQGGTFALPESQLDRFLMRLSLGYPARVAEKALLLGEARREILPRLEPVLDHAELALIQAEVPKIRVSDALVDYVLRLVEATRSHAQFAWGLSPRASLALLAAARAWALLAGRDYVIPEDVQAVLPSVVGHRLREQADPAGHGGGALVQWLLREVPAL; this is encoded by the coding sequence ATGCGAACCAGACTGGATGCCTGCCTCAACGCCGTTAACCAGGTCGTGCTGGGCAAGGAGCCCCAGGTGCGCCTGGCGCTGACCTGCCTGCTGGCCCGGGGTCACCTGCTGATCGAAGACCTGCCCGGCATGGGCAAGACCACCCTCAGCCATGCCCTGGCGCGGGTGCTGGGGCTGAGCTTCCAGCGCATCCAGTTCACCTCCGACCTGTTGCCCGGCGACATCCTCGGCACCTCGGTGTTCGACAAGGACACCGGCCAGTTCGTCTTCCACCCGGGCCCGGTATTCGCCGAGCTGGTGCTGGCCGACGAGATCAACCGCGCCACGCCCAAGAGCCAGAGCGCGCTGCTCGAAGCCATGGAGGAGGGCCAGGTGACCATCGAGGGCGCGACCCGGCCGCTGCCCGAACCCTTCTTCGTCATCGCCACGCAGAACCCTGTGAGCCAGGGCGGCACCTTCGCCCTGCCGGAATCGCAGCTGGACCGCTTCCTCATGCGCCTGTCCCTGGGCTACCCGGCCCGTGTGGCGGAGAAGGCCCTGCTGCTGGGCGAAGCGCGCCGGGAGATCCTGCCGCGCCTGGAGCCGGTGCTGGACCACGCCGAGCTGGCGCTGATCCAGGCCGAGGTGCCGAAGATCCGTGTCAGCGATGCACTGGTGGACTATGTGCTGCGCCTGGTGGAGGCGACCCGCTCCCACGCCCAGTTCGCCTGGGGCCTGTCGCCGCGTGCCAGCCTGGCACTGCTCGCTGCTGCCCGCGCCTGGGCGCTGCTGGCCGGGCGTGATTATGTGATCCCCGAGGACGTACAAGCCGTGCTGCCTTCGGTAGTCGGCCACCGCCTGCGGGAGCAGGCCGACCCGGCCGGCCACGGCGGCGGCGCCCTGGTGCAGTGGCTGCTGCGCGAAGTCCCGGCGCTCTGA
- the kdpC gene encoding potassium-transporting ATPase subunit KdpC: MLTQLRPALSLLALMTLITGVAYPLSVTAVAQLAFPAQANGSLVRDAKGDARGSLLLAQQVEGAQWFQPRPSAGGYATVASGASNLAPSNPALAERIAKDAAELGALGQGPVPMALVTTSGSGLDPHLPLAAARYQIPRIAEARGIPAATLERLVEQQAERPLIGPAVVNVFALNLRLNEMPE; this comes from the coding sequence ATGCTTACGCAACTCCGTCCCGCCCTGAGCCTGCTGGCCCTGATGACCCTGATAACCGGCGTTGCCTACCCGCTGTCCGTCACCGCTGTCGCGCAACTGGCCTTCCCGGCGCAGGCCAACGGCAGCCTTGTGCGCGACGCCAAGGGCGATGCACGCGGCAGCCTGCTGCTGGCGCAGCAGGTGGAGGGGGCCCAGTGGTTCCAGCCACGCCCCTCGGCCGGTGGCTATGCCACGGTCGCCAGCGGTGCCAGCAACCTGGCCCCGAGCAACCCGGCGCTGGCCGAGCGCATCGCCAAGGACGCCGCCGAGCTGGGCGCGCTGGGGCAGGGCCCGGTGCCCATGGCCCTGGTCACCACTTCCGGCAGCGGCCTCGATCCGCACCTGCCGCTGGCCGCTGCGCGCTACCAGATCCCGCGCATCGCCGAGGCGCGGGGCATTCCCGCCGCGACCCTGGAGCGCCTGGTGGAACAGCAGGCCGAGCGCCCGCTGATCGGGCCAGCGGTGGTCAACGTGTTCGCCCTCAACCTGCGACTGAACGAGATGCCTGAATGA
- a CDS encoding patatin-like phospholipase family protein, which produces MSKRVALVLGSGGARGYAHIGVIEEIEARGYEIACIAGCSMGAVVGGIYAAGKLREYREWTESLDYLDVLRLLDVSFRLGAIRGEKVFGRIREIVGDIDIEDLSIPYTAVATDLTNQQEIWFQEGCLHQAMRASAAIPSLFTPVMQGSRMLVDGGLLNPLPIVPVVSSHCDLIIAVNLNSTNQKQYQLPVIERPPAFKGRIDQMMSSLGERLPFRKRGIDEELLLEGATAPIANPWVEDSAEPGAQQPAAAPQKEGAPSSASGSQVVASVGPASLLDLVNQSFEVMQTSLAQYKIAGYPPDVLINVPKRVCRFFEFYKAPELIQLGRQIARDTLEKYEQD; this is translated from the coding sequence ATGAGTAAGCGTGTCGCACTGGTCCTCGGCTCCGGGGGAGCCCGGGGCTACGCCCATATCGGCGTGATCGAGGAGATCGAAGCGCGGGGCTACGAGATCGCCTGCATCGCCGGCTGCTCCATGGGCGCGGTGGTCGGTGGCATCTACGCCGCCGGCAAGCTGCGCGAGTACCGCGAGTGGACCGAAAGCCTGGACTACCTCGACGTGCTGCGCCTGCTCGACGTCAGCTTCCGCCTCGGCGCCATCCGTGGCGAGAAGGTGTTCGGGCGCATCCGCGAGATCGTCGGCGACATCGACATCGAAGACCTGTCGATCCCCTACACCGCGGTCGCCACCGACCTCACCAACCAGCAGGAGATCTGGTTCCAGGAAGGCTGCCTGCACCAGGCCATGCGCGCCTCGGCGGCCATCCCCAGCCTGTTCACCCCGGTGATGCAGGGCTCGCGCATGCTGGTGGACGGCGGCCTGCTCAATCCGCTGCCGATCGTGCCGGTGGTCTCCAGCCACTGCGACCTGATCATCGCCGTCAACCTCAACTCCACCAACCAGAAGCAGTACCAGCTGCCGGTGATCGAGCGCCCGCCGGCCTTCAAGGGGCGCATCGACCAGATGATGAGCTCCCTCGGCGAGCGCCTGCCCTTCCGCAAGCGCGGCATCGACGAGGAACTGCTGCTCGAAGGCGCTACCGCGCCCATCGCCAATCCCTGGGTGGAGGACTCGGCGGAGCCCGGCGCCCAGCAGCCCGCAGCGGCACCGCAGAAGGAAGGCGCGCCGAGCTCGGCCAGCGGCTCGCAGGTGGTCGCCAGCGTCGGCCCGGCCTCGCTGCTGGACCTGGTCAACCAGAGCTTCGAGGTGATGCAGACGTCCCTGGCGCAGTACAAGATCGCCGGCTACCCGCCGGACGTCCTGATCAACGTGCCCAAGCGCGTATGCCGCTTCTTCGAGTTCTACAAGGCGCCGGAGCTGATCCAGCTGGGCCGCCAGATCGCCCGCGACACCCTGGAGAAGTACGAGCAGGACTGA
- a CDS encoding DUF58 domain-containing protein has protein sequence MLRQRVRPRWNRWLAKRIPPAAEVRLNQRRIFIIPTRTGLAFGIALVLMLLVAINYQNSLAYGLTFLLLSMFILTILHTFRNLAGMTLRAAGAPAVFVGERARFRVRLESERQPHQAIALGWPPAELQAQDVPAGGSCDCEVDLPAERRGWLRPGRLRVESRFPLGLLVAWSWVDLDQAALVYPRPLPGDLPMGTGGRRDDEEEGVRVLGRGADDYQGLKPYQPGDSRRRLHWKAYSRGQGLFIKDFAALAGADLWLDLEGLEGELESRLSLLCHWVLTFTERGQPFGLRLGGQELRPDVGELHRDACLRALALYGVAR, from the coding sequence ATGCTCAGGCAGCGCGTGCGGCCGCGCTGGAACCGCTGGCTGGCGAAACGGATTCCGCCCGCCGCCGAGGTGCGCCTCAACCAGCGGCGCATCTTCATCATCCCCACGCGCACCGGCCTGGCCTTCGGCATCGCCCTGGTGCTGATGCTGCTGGTGGCGATCAACTACCAGAACAGCCTGGCCTATGGCCTGACCTTCCTGCTGCTGTCGATGTTCATCCTGACCATCCTCCACACCTTCCGGAACCTCGCCGGCATGACCTTGCGCGCCGCGGGCGCCCCGGCGGTGTTCGTCGGCGAGCGGGCGCGCTTCCGGGTGCGCCTGGAGAGCGAGCGCCAGCCCCACCAGGCCATTGCCCTCGGCTGGCCGCCGGCCGAGTTGCAGGCCCAGGACGTGCCCGCCGGCGGTTCCTGCGATTGCGAGGTGGACCTGCCGGCCGAGCGCCGTGGCTGGTTGCGCCCGGGGCGCCTGCGGGTGGAAAGCCGCTTTCCCCTCGGCTTGCTGGTGGCCTGGAGCTGGGTGGACCTGGACCAGGCGGCGCTGGTCTACCCGCGCCCGCTGCCCGGCGACCTGCCCATGGGCACTGGTGGCCGCCGGGACGACGAGGAGGAGGGCGTACGCGTGCTCGGCCGTGGTGCCGACGACTACCAGGGGCTCAAGCCCTACCAGCCCGGCGACTCGCGGCGGCGCCTGCACTGGAAGGCCTATTCCCGGGGCCAGGGCCTGTTCATCAAGGATTTCGCCGCCCTCGCCGGTGCCGACCTGTGGCTCGACCTGGAGGGCCTGGAAGGCGAGCTGGAAAGCCGGCTGTCGTTGCTCTGCCACTGGGTGCTGACCTTCACCGAGCGCGGCCAGCCCTTCGGCCTGCGCCTGGGCGGCCAGGAGCTGCGCCCGGACGTCGGTGAGCTGCACCGCGATGCCTGCCTGCGCGCGCTGGCCCTTTACGGGGTGGCGCGATGA
- the glsB gene encoding glutaminase B — translation MQQLLDEILDEVRPLIGQGKVASYIPALAGVPANQLGIAVYSNEGQLYCAGDGRTPFSIQSISKVFSLVQAIQHSGEDIWQRLGHEPSGQPFNSLVQLEFERGVPRNPFINAGALVICDINQSRFAAPALSMRDFARRLSGNHYLVADEVVARSEYQHRARNAAAAYLMQSFGNFHNDVEAVLRSYFHHCALRMNCVDLALAFSFLANDGVSPHSGETVLSARQTKQVNALMATSGLYDEAGNFAYRVGLPGKSGVGGGIVAVVPGRFTVCVWSPELNESGNSVAGMAALEKLSERIDWSIF, via the coding sequence ATGCAACAACTGCTCGACGAAATCCTCGATGAGGTCCGCCCGCTGATCGGGCAGGGCAAGGTCGCCAGCTATATCCCGGCGCTGGCCGGCGTGCCGGCGAACCAGCTGGGCATTGCGGTGTACAGCAATGAGGGCCAGCTCTATTGCGCCGGTGACGGGCGCACGCCGTTCTCAATCCAGAGTATTTCCAAGGTGTTCAGCCTGGTGCAGGCGATCCAGCATTCCGGCGAGGACATCTGGCAGCGCCTGGGCCACGAGCCCTCCGGCCAGCCGTTCAACTCCCTGGTGCAGCTGGAGTTCGAGCGGGGCGTGCCGCGCAACCCCTTCATCAACGCCGGGGCGCTGGTGATCTGCGACATCAACCAATCGCGCTTCGCCGCACCGGCGTTGTCCATGCGCGACTTCGCCCGGCGCCTGAGCGGCAACCACTACCTGGTGGCCGACGAGGTGGTGGCGCGCTCGGAGTACCAGCACCGCGCGCGCAACGCCGCAGCGGCCTACCTGATGCAGTCCTTCGGCAACTTCCACAACGATGTGGAGGCGGTGCTGCGCAGCTACTTCCACCACTGCGCGTTGCGCATGAACTGCGTGGACCTGGCCCTGGCCTTCAGCTTCCTGGCCAACGACGGCGTCAGCCCCCACAGCGGCGAAACGGTGCTCAGCGCGCGGCAGACCAAGCAGGTTAACGCGCTGATGGCCACCAGCGGGCTGTACGACGAGGCGGGCAACTTCGCCTACCGCGTCGGCCTGCCGGGCAAGAGTGGGGTAGGGGGCGGCATAGTCGCGGTGGTGCCGGGGCGCTTCACCGTTTGCGTGTGGTCGCCGGAGCTCAATGAGTCCGGCAACTCGGTGGCGGGGATGGCGGCGCTGGAGAAACTCTCCGAGCGCATTGACTGGTCGATCTTCTGA